From the Fusarium oxysporum Fo47 chromosome X, complete sequence genome, the window tgttgtagTACTTTGGGTTCTGGTATCGGAGATTGGGCTGCACCATATTTGCGATGATGAAAGATGGCTGAAGAGGGAACTGTAAGCCGAAATGTGGCGGGCTGCTGGATTCTTTGGCTTTGTAGACTGCAAAGAGGAAGGCTTGATGAAAAGCATCGTCGATTTCTTTTGTCGTCGGTTCATGCTCCTCCTCTACCTCATCACCTTCCTGGGCCTCATCGACTTGTGAGTCTTGAGCAGCTGGTGCCGACTCTGCTGGTTGAGTCTCTTCCTCCAGCGACAGTTTGTTAGCTTGAGTAGCCAGCCCTGCTGCTAGTCCTGCCCATCCCTCCAAGCTTGAAGGCGGGTCGATTCCGCCGCTGCCAAGTTGCTTCCAACTCCAGCACTCATCACCAACCCAGTGAAGGGCCTTGATAGCCGCGCCCTTCTGCCCCCGCACATCATCTGGCAGATTTCGCACATCTATTTGACATGTTCCAACCCAGACAGGCACTGTGTCATTCTGCATCCCCGCGACAGCCACAACAGCGCCAGTGTTCGCTCGTGTATCCCAGCTAGCGCCTCTGGCTTTCACCAGCCCAGGAACCATCAAATCAGCACCAtgcttcaacttctcctcaaccACAAAATCGGGCGTATGCAGAAGTGGAATGAGGTTAGGGTTACGCCACAAAGTGTACACCGTTGGTATCAAGCGGGGATTCTTTCCGGTCTGGAACCAGAGGACTCTCTCATCTTGATCTGGATGTGCACCTATGTACACCGTTCCTTGTTCAGTTGGTGTGATGAAACGAGCTGATGAAGTCGACTCTGGTAGAAGTGAGTTACGCAGTGCCGTTTGTGATTGTGTCCCTGATGACGCATCGTCGCCGGACTCTTGGATAGAAACTTGATAGTCGCGGATGATTTGATCGGCGAGCTTTCGCCGATCTGAGGAGCGCAAAGGCGCCAGGTTTCTGATGTCGGGTTTTCGCTTGAACATGATGACGAGATGTGGCTCGGTCTCGGAAAGTGGTGATTGTTGGAGTAAGTTCGTGGTTGCTTGTCGAGGTGAGATAGGTGAGTATTTTAGTAGAGCGGGGCAGAAGATAAAATCGCTGAGTAATCATAAGCTTTCGTCATATCCATTCGCCCCGCCACCAAATATGAAGCCTTCATGAGTCACCCACTGAAATGATTCACTTCGACTCATGTTACACAACTCTCTGCGGCCTGTTGCCTACCTTGACTTTTGCGGATCCTCAATTGAGTTCGCGTTTTAGACTTTGTCATTCTGACTACAGTCATTGGGTTTGGCATCAAATATTCACCCTTCACAGACAGTGATTTTCTTTTATGACTGCTCTCGTGGTTTGAATCGAGGTATTCCCAAACAGAATTCCGATCATGAAATCTTCCTGCCTTCAGAGGCTAGATTTTTATCGATCTTGAGTGGTCTCTTTGTAAAAGCTACGTGTTCGATATCAGCAGTCCCTGGCCAGTTCCTCTAGGCAGCCATTTGAAAACTCATATAAGCCTCTTGCATCGTGAGTCATATTTGGACAAACTCAAGCCCTTTATTTGCTATAATCATGTCAAACCTAATCACATACGCCCGTGACTTTCTCGCCTCAATTGGTCTCATGAGACCATCCTCAGGCACGCCAATCACAAGCTTATTCAGTACCCTTCCAGGCCACCACCGCATCCTCCTTAGCGGGCTTGACGAGGCTGGCAAGTCAACTCTCTTGCGCTCTCATTTGATCACCAATGAAAAAGATATATCTGTTGTCGTAGGCATGATTGCCCATCAGGTTGAAGTCTATAGATGCGGCAATGTCACTTTCCAAACCATTGATCTCGGTGGTGGCAGGCCTGAGCCATACTGGAGGATGGAGAGATCGTTCATCAAGCATTGCGATGCACTGATATGGGTCGACGACTCAGCCGATCACGACCGTCTCAtagaagcaagagaagaacTTTTCCGAGCTGTGCGCCACCAAGATGGATTGCGCAATGACATCCCTGTGTTAATTTTAGCAAACAAGCAAGATAATAGCGTATGTGGCTTGACCTCACAACAGAACCTTATACTGACATCGCCCACAGACCGCTCGTACAGCAGAGCAGATAAAAGGGTTTTATGTCGACGATTCTTCATCACCTTTAGTAAATATACCACATGTGAGTGACTCAAAGGACTGGTGCTGCATGAACTAACGATGCTGCGGGCGGTGTTTGGATCGAGCATCAAGACTGGCGAAGGGTTGTTCGAGGCTTTCAGGTGGCTCAGTGAGACTGTTGAGAGCAGGATGAAATATGACACTGGCATTAACGAGAAGGTTCCGCTATACGacaaagaggaggaagcgaCTAGAATCATTATGGAAGGACTACAGCCAGGCCACAAGGAGGAGATTAGTGAGAAAAGAGAGTAGCAGGCCCATTAACTTTAGCCTTCATCATGGACTATTATGAGAAAACTCTGAATCTTTGACTCCACAACCTTGAGCAGGCCTTGTTTGGATCCATCGAATCCTTTTCTGTTCATGACGTGACCTAGACCTTTGGCTACCTATATAGATATAACTGCAGGCCGCAAGGTTAAGCTTTTGGTATACTCCTATATCTTCACGAAATCCTCAGTGAACTTTCCAAATCATATTTCATTTCACGTCATGAGGCTTTTCTATTTCGCGTGTGCGCTATTCGCTTCAA encodes:
- a CDS encoding ADP-ribosylation factor family-domain-containing protein, translated to MSNLITYARDFLASIGLMRPSSGTPITSLFSTLPGHHRILLSGLDEAGKSTLLRSHLITNEKDISVVVGMIAHQVEVYRCGNVTFQTIDLGGGRPEPYWRMERSFIKHCDALIWVDDSADHDRLIEAREELFRAVRHQDGLRNDIPVLILANKQDNSTARTAEQIKGFYVDDSSSPLVNIPHTGEGLFEAFRWLSETVESRMKYDTGINEKVPLYDKEEEATRIIMEGLQPGHKEEINITAGRKVKLLVYSYIFTKSSVNFPNHISFHVMRLFYFACALFASIFHATAEPVPPVYPDRPEWHPMFQNNLLPYPQLWWHDNNPWKAVSRGAEIVYHEDNYDRGMLVGPYTAGFFLFQPGLRPNFRINQLNLTADTPYFVAGQYRLTMGKILRKFDCRIRFAFPSGTYSLSVVQKKRSHKKLHDFRVDILGLTEDSHELRVKLWCKKAFTSTTKVQIKINGLHIGAFP